The proteins below come from a single Sorghum bicolor cultivar BTx623 chromosome 4, Sorghum_bicolor_NCBIv3, whole genome shotgun sequence genomic window:
- the LOC8056806 gene encoding protein indeterminate-domain 2 has protein sequence MSHTSEEESALNNLQQQAKQACPAGSSKADTAMPVGKKRRGHPGTPDADVEVVALSPKALLATNRYICEVCHKGFQRDQNLQLHRRGHNLPWKLKQRSSNEAKKKVYVCPEVTCPHHDGSRALGDLTGIKKHYSRKHGEKKWKCDRCSKKYAVQSDWKAHTKICGTKEYRCDCGTIFSRKDSFITHRAFCDALAEDNSRANHSLATMVGSLHGHQHNIFSHGVPTFPTSPTNVMANLSSNDHNSYSHLKSLSPYALITRNTTLFSNQISPKDSGFPLDGSASSYPYMPMNSPYMSATALLQKAAEMGAKTSQDPISPLLLKSFPSNVTTPSLRDHMDISSGRQGYCLGNSAASSVGIMATEHEGSYMSGHSNILTNTPWVNNNRPTTVPLIGLMNDPFGMRAEKDNSGIFPGGQTQHSRQENISRVGDAGLTQDFLGLGGSGNLEMTSETYNADVTALSYSDEQQKLQEHIYSYHQSSLNSTALEKPIWES, from the exons ATGCTGATGTGGAAGTAGTGGCTTTGTCACCCAAGGCACTCCTGGCAACAAACAGATACATATGTGAGGTCTGTCACAAGGGCTTCCAAAGAGACCAGAACCTCCAGCTCCATAGGAGGGGCCATAACCTACCATGGAAGCTGAAGCAGAGAAGCAGCAATGAAGCTAAAAAGAAGGTGTATGTCTGCCCTGAGGTCACCTGCCCTCATCATGATGGAAGCCGAGCATTGGGCGATCTCACAGGCATAAAGAAGCACTACTCCAGGAAACATGGGGAGAAGAAGTGGAAGTGTGACAGGTGTTCAAAGAAGTATGCTGTTCAGTCGGACTGGAAGGCGCACACAAAGATATGTGGCACAAAGGAGTACCGATGTGACTGTGGAACAATATTCTCAAG AAAGGACAGTTTCATCACACATCGAGCCTTCTGTGATGCACTGGCTGAAGACAACTCCAGGGCTAACCATAGCCTTGCAACAATGGTGGGAAGTCTGCATGGTCACCAGCACAATATCTTTTCACATGGAGTACCTACCTTCCCCACTTCACCAACTAATGTGATGGCAAACTTGTCGAGCAATGATCATAATTCATATAGTCATCTGAAATCTCTGTCCCCTTATGCTCTGATTACAAGAAACACAACATTGTTCTCCAACCAGATATCACCCAAGGATTCAGGCTTTCCACTTGATGGAAGCGCGTCAAGTTACCCTTATATGCCAATGAATTCCCCATACATGTCTGCTACTGCACTTCTACAGAAAGCTGCAGAGATGGGTGCGAAGACCAGCCAGGATCCTATATCACCATTACTCCTAAAAAGCTTCCCAAGTAACGTGACAACTCCTAGTCTTAGAGATCACATGGACATATCTTCTGGAAGACAAGGATACTGCCTTGGGAATTCAGCAGCTAGCAGTGTTGGCATCATGGCAACTGAACATGAGGGCTCTTACATGAGTGGTCACAGTAACATTCTGACCAATACACCATGGGTGAATAATAATAGGCCTACCACAGTGCCCTTAATTGGACTAATGAATGATCCATTTGGCATGAGAGCAGAGAAGGATAACTCTGGCATATTTCCTGGAGGCCAGACGCAACACAGCAGGCAGGAAAATATTTCACGGGTAGGAGATGCTGGACTAACCCAAGACTTTCTAGGATTAGGAGGCAGTGGGAATTTAGAAATGACTTCTGAGACTTACAATGCAGATGTCACAGCATTGAGCTATTCTGATGAGCAGCAAAAGCTACAGGAACATATCTACTCTTACCATCAGTCATCTCTTAACTCCACTGCACTGGAGAAACCCATTTGGGAATCCTGA